The Paenibacillus uliginis N3/975 genome has a window encoding:
- a CDS encoding AMP-dependent synthetase and ligase, with the protein MYQSNNIQISQQVRQCEQMLQQLSQQTQQATAMYQQLLQQEQQNASRLEELAQRERQASQMIQSAIQGHHQAIQQYQQISQLVKQVEQSVYAHNQSHNQNNFQPSFGQGYSNMPQRFQ; encoded by the coding sequence ATGTATCAATCCAATAACATTCAGATTTCACAACAAGTCCGCCAATGCGAGCAAATGCTTCAACAGCTGAGCCAGCAAACCCAACAGGCAACAGCAATGTATCAGCAATTGCTGCAACAAGAGCAACAGAATGCTTCACGTCTAGAGGAATTGGCACAGCGTGAACGCCAAGCTTCCCAAATGATTCAATCTGCAATTCAAGGGCATCATCAGGCTATCCAGCAATACCAGCAAATATCCCAACTGGTGAAACAGGTAGAGCAGTCTGTGTATGCTCACAACCAGTCCCATAACCAGAACAACTTCCAGCCTTCTTTTGGACAAGGCTATTCAAACATGCCGCAAAGATTCCAATAA
- a CDS encoding ECF transporter S component, with protein MKTSSRSRFTTQDIVLMAMLAAVNAVLTVYLGPVNKLLGSLGGPIATSVTTGLYIVYGLLAYYIIRKPGTAAITYGIGGTIQALTGPVYGIASCFVAAACYMIVAEALFAFFRYKRWGTGVLMLVGGAMVPLWFLFAANMFGYTAWPTSVLIIALLVRILSGVLLCGLLVKVLGDALKRTGLLRRFALGMKV; from the coding sequence ATGAAAACATCATCCCGCAGTCGATTCACAACACAGGACATCGTGCTAATGGCCATGCTTGCTGCCGTCAACGCCGTACTCACCGTGTATCTTGGCCCGGTCAACAAGCTTCTCGGCAGTTTGGGCGGCCCCATAGCTACCTCCGTCACGACAGGATTGTACATCGTTTACGGTTTGCTTGCTTATTACATCATTCGTAAACCTGGCACTGCAGCGATTACATACGGTATTGGAGGAACGATTCAGGCACTGACGGGTCCGGTATATGGAATAGCGTCATGTTTTGTCGCAGCGGCTTGTTATATGATTGTCGCGGAAGCTTTATTCGCTTTCTTCCGGTACAAGCGGTGGGGGACGGGAGTATTGATGCTCGTAGGAGGGGCAATGGTACCTTTATGGTTTCTGTTTGCCGCTAATATGTTCGGATATACGGCTTGGCCGACCAGTGTGCTCATCATTGCACTGCTCGTCCGCATCCTAAGTGGTGTACTGTTATGCGGCCTTCTGGTCAAGGTTTTGGGGGATGCATTGAAGCGTACGGGGCTTTTACGCCGATTCGCCCTTGGTATGAAGGTGTAA
- a CDS encoding energy-coupling factor transporter transmembrane component T family protein: MLIQYEQGNSLLHRWDPLSKLAVLMCTAVVAMLWDGAFLQTILLAGCIITARWAGGLSLRHLFRGIKLIAVVAIPYFVLTSLTVPGETVWFQWGLIRLTAESVNQAGEMSLRMITLFLSSLAYIVSTDPQELVAEMVRRLRIPYRFAFGISAALTFLPTLEEEGASIRAAQQVRGHRPPKGIAGRLSWWGRFVAAVLLNSLRRVQQTAGAMESKGFGAYPKRTFRKEVVVPFWGPAAAIIAVVLTAWSWWTV, translated from the coding sequence ATGTTAATTCAATATGAACAGGGAAACTCACTGCTGCATCGGTGGGACCCATTAAGCAAGCTGGCTGTCCTGATGTGTACCGCTGTAGTGGCCATGCTATGGGACGGAGCATTTTTACAAACGATTCTTCTTGCAGGGTGTATCATCACGGCGAGATGGGCTGGAGGATTATCTTTACGTCATTTGTTCCGGGGAATCAAGCTCATTGCCGTGGTTGCTATCCCTTATTTTGTCTTAACGTCTCTGACTGTGCCCGGAGAGACAGTATGGTTTCAGTGGGGACTTATAAGATTGACGGCTGAATCGGTTAATCAGGCAGGCGAGATGAGTCTGAGGATGATCACCTTATTTTTGTCATCACTAGCTTATATCGTAAGTACAGATCCGCAGGAGCTGGTAGCTGAAATGGTTAGAAGGCTGCGGATACCGTACCGTTTTGCCTTCGGGATTTCGGCGGCACTGACGTTTCTTCCTACACTGGAGGAGGAGGGGGCGAGCATTCGCGCTGCCCAACAGGTCAGGGGGCACAGGCCTCCGAAGGGGATTGCTGGTAGGTTGTCATGGTGGGGCAGATTTGTTGCTGCAGTGCTGCTTAATAGTTTACGACGGGTTCAGCAAACCGCTGGAGCGATGGAATCGAAAGGGTTTGGAGCCTATCCGAAACGTACGTTCCGAAAGGAAGTTGTTGTACCTTTTTGGGGACCGGCAGCAGCCATAATAGCGGTCGTTCTTACCGCATGGTCGTGGTGGACCGTCTAA
- a CDS encoding GAF domain-containing protein produces MFQNIPYEGTRNEQFAQVLNQLKALIHDEPNAVANLANASSLLNHFLKDINWVGFYLYDGKELVLGPFQGLPACIRIPLNRGVCGTAAAELKTLVVEDVHAFPGHIACDAASNSEIVVPVIKDGQLYGVLDIDSPLVNRFDQEDREFLEQFVQILEGQL; encoded by the coding sequence ATGTTTCAAAATATACCCTATGAAGGTACCCGCAACGAACAATTCGCCCAGGTACTCAATCAGTTAAAGGCACTTATCCATGATGAGCCGAATGCTGTAGCCAATCTGGCCAACGCCTCTTCTCTGCTGAATCATTTTCTGAAAGATATTAACTGGGTTGGTTTCTATCTCTATGACGGGAAAGAGCTTGTTCTCGGACCTTTCCAAGGCCTTCCTGCCTGCATTCGTATCCCTCTGAACCGAGGTGTATGCGGAACCGCTGCAGCTGAACTGAAAACACTCGTTGTAGAAGATGTGCATGCCTTTCCCGGCCATATCGCCTGTGACGCCGCATCCAATAGTGAAATTGTTGTCCCAGTAATAAAGGATGGACAGCTGTACGGCGTACTGGATATCGACAGTCCACTCGTAAACCGCTTCGATCAGGAAGACCGCGAATTTTTGGAGCAGTTTGTTCAAATTTTGGAAGGTCAATTATAG
- a CDS encoding GNAT family N-acetyltransferase, whose amino-acid sequence MYQCKGVIPELRGTTVRLRKMSPRDADDLYQCWSDEWTARYLYLPSMTGRHDAEALILLLNELSESEDSLRWGVEHLDSGIMIGSCGFNGWQLQGAFRGEFGCELASSYWGNGYMREAAAMALEYGFRVMGLNRVEAFSDIRNERGAEFFRKIGFEHEGILREYKHTSTGYIDVNVFSLLRRDWNRENISDQDIRG is encoded by the coding sequence ATGTACCAGTGTAAGGGTGTTATCCCTGAGCTAAGGGGGACAACCGTACGACTGAGAAAAATGTCTCCCCGCGATGCCGATGATCTGTATCAATGTTGGTCCGATGAGTGGACAGCAAGATATTTGTATCTTCCATCCATGACTGGAAGACATGATGCAGAAGCTCTAATCCTGCTGCTCAATGAGCTATCAGAGTCTGAAGATTCGTTACGATGGGGAGTTGAACATCTGGACAGCGGCATAATGATTGGGAGCTGCGGGTTTAATGGGTGGCAGCTTCAAGGGGCTTTCCGGGGAGAATTCGGATGCGAGCTTGCGAGTTCCTATTGGGGTAATGGATATATGCGAGAAGCGGCTGCGATGGCACTCGAATACGGATTCCGTGTAATGGGCTTAAACCGAGTGGAGGCTTTTTCGGATATACGCAATGAAAGAGGTGCCGAATTTTTTCGGAAAATCGGCTTTGAGCACGAGGGAATTCTTCGGGAATACAAGCATACTTCGACAGGCTATATAGACGTCAATGTATTTTCGTTGCTCCGCCGGGACTGGAATCGTGAGAATATTAGTGATCAGGATATTCGGGGGTAA
- a CDS encoding SLC13 family permease, with the protein MEQQAILAIAIFLIVYAIIISEKIHRTIAAMLGGVLMLMFGIVDQETALHHIDFNTLGLLIGMMIIVNITAETGLFKYMAVWSAKKAGGHPVKILIYLSLITAVGSAFLDNVTTVLLMVPVTYSITRQLRVDPIPYMIAIIIASNTGGTATMIGDPPNIMIGSRVPELTFMAFIQNLTPIVILIMATILPLLVLMFRKRIKTTPELMHQVMELNEKDMITDRKLLMKSVSVLALTIAGFFLHQLIHLESATVALTGAFILLLLTGEHMMEQAIEKVEWTTIFFFVGLFVLVSGLIETGVIARLAEQALEWTGGNLTASSMLILWLSGIASAFVDNIPFVATMIPLIQEMGHGGISNLEPLWWSLSLGACLGGNGTLIGASANLVTAGLSAKEGHPIKFMEYLKYGFPLMILSIVISSVYIFIRYLM; encoded by the coding sequence ATGGAACAGCAAGCTATTTTGGCCATTGCCATATTTCTAATCGTATATGCCATCATTATCAGTGAAAAAATACACCGGACTATTGCGGCCATGCTCGGTGGAGTACTCATGCTCATGTTTGGCATAGTGGACCAGGAAACCGCTCTACACCACATTGACTTTAATACTCTGGGGCTTCTGATCGGTATGATGATTATCGTTAATATTACGGCAGAGACAGGGCTATTCAAGTACATGGCTGTCTGGTCAGCCAAAAAAGCCGGAGGGCATCCGGTCAAAATCCTGATCTATTTGTCGCTTATCACTGCGGTGGGCTCTGCCTTTCTCGACAATGTGACGACCGTGCTGCTCATGGTACCTGTTACATACAGCATTACACGCCAGCTACGAGTCGACCCCATTCCGTACATGATTGCTATCATCATCGCTTCGAATACCGGTGGGACGGCAACCATGATTGGCGACCCGCCGAATATTATGATCGGTAGCCGGGTTCCGGAACTGACCTTTATGGCCTTCATCCAGAACTTAACACCCATCGTCATCCTCATTATGGCGACCATACTGCCTCTACTTGTGCTCATGTTCCGCAAACGGATCAAGACAACACCCGAGCTTATGCACCAGGTGATGGAGCTGAACGAGAAAGATATGATCACCGACCGGAAGCTGCTCATGAAGTCGGTATCCGTACTTGCGCTCACCATCGCTGGTTTTTTTCTGCATCAGCTGATTCATCTGGAATCTGCCACAGTTGCTCTCACGGGGGCATTCATTCTACTGTTGCTGACGGGAGAACATATGATGGAACAGGCCATCGAAAAAGTGGAGTGGACAACCATCTTTTTCTTTGTAGGATTGTTCGTGCTCGTCTCAGGACTGATTGAAACTGGCGTCATCGCCCGATTGGCTGAGCAAGCGTTGGAATGGACCGGAGGCAACCTTACAGCCTCTTCCATGCTGATCTTATGGCTCAGTGGTATCGCATCTGCATTCGTTGATAACATTCCGTTTGTGGCTACCATGATTCCTCTCATTCAGGAGATGGGCCACGGCGGAATAAGCAATCTTGAACCCTTGTGGTGGAGTCTTTCTCTCGGTGCCTGTCTCGGCGGCAACGGAACACTGATCGGTGCAAGCGCCAATCTCGTCACGGCAGGCCTATCAGCGAAAGAAGGGCACCCGATCAAGTTTATGGAGTATTTGAAATACGGCTTTCCGCTTATGATATTGTCCATCGTAATCTCATCGGTTTATATATTCATTCGGTATTTGATGTAA
- a CDS encoding pirin family protein gives MKGTLYPPEMHGRGIYDGGKITESKPIGLSGEGSAVTRVGPLFYWSWFHSPLEGYIGLHPHQGFEVITYMIQGRAVHSDTLGITSEVEAGGLQLMRTGSGVRHEERFIGPDAEGFQIWFEPLLRDSLKQNPSYRRYQHKDFHIEREDGIVRKTVIGDRSPADLSVDARMYDIHLQEGKSITYMLLQGRVLTALAVRGSGIWNGQTEGGQLQFHHKDFVLLSSNANELLSLTASEGLRMILIDVPDNPGYPLYKKKP, from the coding sequence ATGAAAGGGACGCTGTATCCACCCGAAATGCATGGAAGAGGCATATACGATGGAGGGAAAATTACAGAATCGAAGCCGATCGGTCTTTCGGGAGAGGGATCTGCTGTTACCCGTGTAGGTCCGCTGTTTTATTGGTCCTGGTTTCACTCACCTCTTGAGGGATATATAGGATTGCATCCACACCAAGGCTTTGAGGTCATCACCTATATGATTCAAGGCAGAGCGGTTCATAGTGATACGCTCGGTATTACAAGTGAGGTAGAGGCTGGTGGTCTGCAGCTCATGCGCACAGGATCTGGTGTCCGGCATGAGGAGCGTTTTATTGGCCCGGATGCGGAAGGATTTCAAATCTGGTTTGAACCGCTATTGCGGGACTCTTTGAAGCAAAATCCGTCTTATCGGCGATACCAGCACAAAGATTTTCATATCGAACGGGAGGATGGAATTGTCCGCAAGACGGTCATTGGTGATAGATCTCCGGCTGATTTATCGGTAGATGCCCGCATGTATGATATCCATCTTCAGGAAGGTAAGAGCATAACCTATATGCTGCTTCAAGGACGCGTGTTAACCGCCCTTGCTGTCCGAGGTAGCGGAATTTGGAATGGCCAAACAGAGGGAGGCCAGCTTCAGTTTCATCATAAGGATTTTGTCCTTCTGAGTTCGAATGCTAATGAATTACTCAGTCTTACAGCTAGTGAGGGACTAAGAATGATTTTGATTGATGTGCCTGACAATCCAGGTTATCCACTTTATAAGAAGAAACCATAA
- a CDS encoding response regulator transcription factor, translated as MNTIKGIKILLVDDEPHILQFLELGLRSEGFEVESASDGINAVQMADLFNPHIIILDIMMPGIDGVEVCRQLKQNGNDAAIIMLTAKDEVSDRIRGLTTGADDYMIKPFSFEELLARIQARLRNQFPNLFGEITLGPFGIDDRKREITYLGQALTLSPTEYDLLKLLVIKHGTVMSKSKILNIVWDYDFGGEDNIVEVYIRSLREKLRDKEHVIIRTLRGAGYRVDLP; from the coding sequence ATGAATACGATCAAAGGCATTAAAATTTTGCTAGTGGATGATGAGCCGCATATTTTGCAATTTTTGGAGCTTGGACTGCGCAGTGAAGGGTTTGAGGTGGAATCCGCTTCAGACGGCATAAACGCTGTTCAAATGGCTGATCTCTTCAATCCTCATATCATCATCTTGGACATCATGATGCCGGGAATCGATGGCGTGGAGGTATGTCGGCAATTAAAACAGAACGGAAATGATGCCGCCATTATTATGCTCACCGCTAAGGACGAGGTAAGCGACCGGATTCGTGGACTCACCACCGGTGCGGACGATTATATGATAAAGCCCTTCAGTTTCGAGGAGCTTCTCGCCCGGATTCAAGCGCGGTTGCGTAATCAATTCCCTAATCTTTTCGGAGAGATTACATTAGGTCCCTTTGGAATTGATGACCGTAAACGGGAAATCACGTACTTAGGGCAGGCCCTGACATTGTCCCCAACAGAGTATGACCTTCTTAAACTGTTAGTCATCAAACATGGCACCGTCATGAGCAAGAGCAAAATTTTGAATATCGTATGGGACTATGATTTTGGTGGAGAGGACAACATTGTCGAAGTGTATATCCGCTCTCTTCGTGAGAAGCTGAGAGATAAAGAACACGTAATTATACGCACCCTACGGGGCGCCGGATACCGGGTTGATCTGCCATGA
- a CDS encoding YwbE family protein yields MNGQNRSDIKPGIEVDIVLKQDQRTGKLTRGIVKDILTNSPRHPHGIKVRLQDGQVGRVKAIYTS; encoded by the coding sequence ATGAATGGACAGAATCGTTCTGACATAAAACCCGGAATTGAAGTAGATATTGTGTTGAAGCAGGATCAGCGGACTGGCAAGCTGACGCGAGGTATTGTAAAAGATATTTTAACGAATTCTCCGCGTCATCCGCATGGTATTAAGGTCCGGCTTCAGGACGGACAAGTGGGTCGTGTTAAAGCTATATACACGAGCTAA
- a CDS encoding C40 family peptidase: MNWRKIMAGALLSAAVMGSYTYGSTTYAAAASNAQVSVQQGKANGNVNLRSKPSTSGKIVAKINKGEKVQIVKKSSSSWYEVKTSSGKQGYASSKYIVPGGSTNTVGSSSNNNSNGSASSSVMVENAIKAGMKYLGTPYEFGSDRNTTTTFDCSDFVRRAFLEGTGIKLPSSSRTQGDWIKDKGTAVSKISNLKRGDLVFFMSYKGSSASNYAGLDKSKQRITHVAIYLGDNKLLHTYSQKSGGVLVGNFSDSWKNRFLFGGSVI; encoded by the coding sequence ATGAATTGGAGAAAAATAATGGCCGGTGCGCTTTTGTCTGCAGCGGTTATGGGTTCTTACACATATGGATCAACTACATACGCGGCTGCGGCATCCAATGCTCAGGTCAGTGTACAGCAGGGAAAAGCTAATGGTAACGTCAATCTGAGAAGTAAGCCATCGACTTCAGGCAAAATCGTTGCCAAAATTAATAAAGGCGAAAAGGTTCAGATTGTAAAAAAAAGCAGCAGCAGCTGGTATGAAGTGAAGACAAGCTCAGGGAAACAGGGCTACGCCTCTTCGAAATATATTGTACCTGGAGGAAGCACAAATACAGTTGGAAGCTCATCGAATAACAATAGCAATGGATCGGCTTCCAGCTCTGTTATGGTAGAGAACGCTATTAAAGCCGGAATGAAGTACTTGGGTACTCCTTATGAATTTGGTTCAGACCGCAATACGACGACAACCTTTGATTGCTCTGACTTTGTTCGTCGAGCATTTTTGGAAGGGACAGGCATTAAGCTTCCAAGCAGTTCCCGCACACAAGGTGACTGGATTAAGGACAAAGGAACTGCCGTTAGCAAAATCAGTAATTTGAAGCGCGGAGACCTCGTATTCTTCATGAGTTATAAAGGTTCTTCCGCTTCGAATTATGCCGGATTGGACAAGTCCAAGCAGCGTATTACCCATGTTGCTATCTATCTTGGAGACAATAAGCTCCTGCATACATACTCACAAAAGTCCGGCGGCGTGCTGGTCGGTAATTTCAGTGATTCTTGGAAGAATCGTTTCCTCTTTGGTGGAAGTGTAATATAA
- a CDS encoding alpha/beta hydrolase encodes MYITIIILLFLAILAAGITHFGFLQITQMKVKNDLSLFTVLESLGLYSRDRYEALVKKEIILSSVDGLKLSGAAIELYPDSKRWMIIVHGYTGSRAFSTQFIDMFTDEGYNVLLIDQRRHGRSEGRYTTYGFYEKYDVQTWVNWLVEQHGKDTEIGLHGQSLGGGTVLEYLSIAAPQVKLIIADCPYSDLTDLMKHQITKLNKVPAVPFFRWVHNRIRKKAGFSFEQVSPIRSVRESHLPVMFIHGTNDTYVPTHMSQEMYDVKPGPKKLVLIQGAIHANAYHIDPQKYRQEIRFFLHEHMGKPEIKTATEPTRLDFFKDNSLESV; translated from the coding sequence ATGTATATCACGATCATAATACTGTTGTTTTTGGCCATTCTCGCGGCAGGTATTACGCATTTTGGATTCCTGCAGATCACACAAATGAAAGTCAAGAATGACCTCAGCCTGTTCACCGTACTTGAAAGTCTTGGTCTGTACAGCCGGGATCGCTACGAGGCTCTGGTCAAAAAAGAAATTATCCTCTCAAGCGTCGACGGACTAAAGCTGAGCGGAGCTGCGATTGAGCTTTATCCGGACTCCAAACGTTGGATGATCATCGTACACGGATATACTGGCTCCCGCGCCTTCTCCACCCAATTTATCGATATGTTTACGGACGAAGGCTATAATGTGCTGCTTATCGATCAGCGTCGTCACGGACGGAGTGAAGGGCGCTACACCACATATGGATTTTATGAAAAATATGATGTTCAGACATGGGTTAATTGGCTTGTCGAACAGCACGGCAAGGATACCGAGATCGGCCTTCACGGTCAGTCCCTTGGCGGCGGAACTGTTCTGGAATACCTGTCAATCGCGGCTCCGCAGGTTAAACTTATCATTGCGGATTGCCCTTATTCTGATCTCACAGATCTGATGAAACACCAAATAACGAAACTGAACAAAGTTCCCGCTGTACCTTTTTTCCGTTGGGTTCATAACCGGATCCGTAAAAAAGCCGGCTTCAGCTTTGAGCAGGTCAGCCCGATCCGTTCCGTACGGGAAAGCCATCTTCCGGTCATGTTCATTCATGGAACGAACGACACCTACGTACCGACCCATATGAGCCAGGAGATGTACGATGTGAAGCCTGGGCCCAAAAAGCTTGTTCTGATCCAAGGCGCTATTCACGCCAACGCTTATCATATCGATCCCCAAAAATATCGTCAGGAAATCCGATTTTTCCTGCACGAACATATGGGGAAACCCGAAATAAAGACTGCTACTGAACCAACACGGCTCGATTTTTTTAAGGACAATTCCCTTGAATCCGTATAA
- a CDS encoding ABC transporter ATP-binding protein, producing MTGTRVTCEDITYIYEGEDLPAVKHISFVIPAGQWTAVIGASGSGKSTLCQLLNGLLPRSGGGSREGTLLLDEMDPAEAALAEVTQAAGVLFQDPNAQLVQGIIEDEVAFGPENMCVQPAEIERRIVNSLEAVGLISRRRDHVRRLSGGQRQRTAIAAVLALQPRLFVFDDACASLDAAAQADFLQLCRVLQGEGRTVITASGRFDDAARAAQRVIVMDGGTVVLDGPPEALLRRCGEQLAELGLLPPQRGEAGAWPGAAAESSALAGPPAPAKRPAASDRSAHTEALVPSEALAPAEPSTPGNPSVLAEPPAQTASPAAHAVLTAQDFAVISPSSTLLEVKSLDFTYPGGRQALRDVHFSLRSGEWALLTGVNGSGKTTLSRLLMGLLPAPKGCITWQGEDTAGVPVYRMAEKIGYVFQQPEHTFTAPTVWEELTYSLHGGLPQARRPELTADEKRRADDLLRTAGLHHKNDVSPYLLSGGEKRLLSVISQLIVPKELYILDEPTSGMDYAGIARLITLCRSTCNQGAALLMITHDPELVETEADTLLKLQDGKMMSVLLAPELL from the coding sequence ATGACGGGAACGAGAGTGACCTGTGAAGATATAACGTATATCTATGAAGGTGAAGATCTCCCTGCAGTAAAACATATTTCCTTTGTGATTCCGGCTGGCCAGTGGACCGCTGTAATTGGCGCGAGCGGTAGCGGTAAGTCGACGCTATGTCAGCTTCTGAATGGTCTACTTCCACGCAGCGGAGGCGGGAGCAGGGAAGGGACATTGCTGCTGGACGAAATGGATCCGGCAGAAGCAGCGTTGGCAGAGGTCACTCAGGCCGCCGGAGTCCTGTTTCAGGATCCGAATGCCCAATTGGTGCAGGGGATCATCGAGGACGAGGTCGCCTTCGGTCCCGAGAATATGTGTGTGCAGCCGGCGGAAATCGAGCGCCGGATTGTGAATTCTCTGGAGGCCGTCGGCTTGATCAGCCGCCGCCGAGATCATGTGCGCAGGCTGTCCGGCGGACAGCGCCAGCGCACCGCTATAGCCGCCGTGCTGGCACTCCAGCCGCGGCTTTTCGTCTTCGACGACGCCTGCGCCAGCCTGGATGCTGCGGCGCAGGCGGACTTCCTGCAGCTATGCAGAGTGCTGCAGGGGGAGGGCCGGACGGTGATCACCGCGTCCGGCCGCTTTGACGATGCCGCGCGCGCAGCGCAGCGCGTCATCGTCATGGACGGCGGCACCGTCGTGCTCGACGGGCCGCCGGAGGCGTTGCTGCGCCGCTGCGGTGAGCAGCTGGCGGAGCTGGGGCTGCTGCCTCCCCAGCGGGGGGAGGCAGGGGCATGGCCCGGAGCGGCGGCAGAGTCGTCCGCGCTCGCTGGTCCACCCGCACCCGCCAAACGGCCCGCAGCTAGCGATCGGTCCGCGCACACCGAGGCGCTTGTACCTAGCGAAGCGCTCGCACCCGCCGAACCGTCTACGCCCGGTAATCCGTCCGTGCTCGCCGAACCGCCCGCGCAGACTGCCTCTCCAGCCGCGCACGCTGTACTTACAGCACAGGATTTCGCCGTCATCTCCCCCAGCAGCACACTGCTGGAGGTGAAGTCGCTCGACTTCACATACCCAGGCGGCAGGCAGGCGCTCCGGGACGTACATTTCAGCCTGCGCAGCGGCGAATGGGCACTGCTCACCGGAGTGAACGGCTCTGGCAAAACAACGTTAAGCCGCCTCTTGATGGGTCTGCTGCCAGCACCCAAAGGATGTATAACGTGGCAGGGAGAAGACACAGCCGGCGTTCCGGTTTACCGTATGGCTGAGAAAATCGGTTATGTCTTTCAGCAGCCGGAACATACCTTTACCGCCCCAACAGTGTGGGAAGAACTCACTTACAGTCTGCACGGCGGACTTCCGCAAGCCAGGCGCCCGGAACTTACGGCAGATGAGAAACGGCGTGCAGATGATCTGCTCCGGACTGCCGGTCTTCATCATAAGAACGATGTGTCGCCTTATCTGCTCAGCGGCGGGGAGAAAAGACTGTTAAGCGTCATCAGTCAATTGATCGTACCCAAAGAGCTTTATATTCTGGATGAACCGACGTCCGGGATGGACTATGCGGGAATAGCCAGACTGATCACATTGTGTCGTTCAACTTGCAACCAGGGCGCGGCTTTGCTAATGATCACACATGATCCAGAGTTGGTGGAAACCGAAGCTGATACCTTGTTGAAATTGCAGGATGGAAAAATGATGTCTGTCCTTCTCGCACCCGAACTACTATAA